In Granulicella mallensis MP5ACTX8, the sequence GGCGCCCACCGACACAGCGGCAGCGGCGATCAACATCGCGCAGCATCCGGCAGCCAATGTCTCTGCGCTGCTCAACCTGGCAACCAACGCCAGCCCCTTCCAGCCTATCGTCACTGCTGCCAACGACCTGACCCTCAGCATCAACTACACCAGCAGCCTGCCCGATCCAGAGGGAATTGCGATCGACGGCACAGGCAACGTCTGGGTCATCAACGGGAGAACCAAGTCTGTGACCGAGATCTCCAGCGCAGGAGCGGTCCTCTCCGGGACCAGCGGCTACACCGGCGGCGGCCTGAACAATCCAGAGGGGATTGCGATCGACACCTCGGGCAACGCCTGGGTGGCGAATCAAAGGGGTGTCGCTGTAACCGAGATCTCCGGCAGCGGGTCATTCCTCTCCGGGGCCACTGGCTATACCGACCCCAGCGGTGGCCTGGGTCAGCCCGATACAATTGCGATCGACGGCTTGGGCAATGCCTGGGCGACGAATTCCGACCAAGGCTTCGTGACTGAGCTCTCCCGTACCGGGACAATCCTCAACAGCTACACCATCGATAACGGCCTGTTCAATGCCCAGGGGATAGCGATCGACGGTTCGGGCAACCTCTGGTTGTCTAATGGATTCGCTAACGCGGTAACCAAGGCCTCCAGCACCGGGGCAAACCTTTCCGGGGCCGGCTTTACCGGCGGCGGCCTGGGTGATCCCGACGGAATCGCGATCGACAGCGCGGGTAACGCCTGGGTGGCGAATATAGGTACCTCTGTGACCAAGCTCTCCAACTCCGGAGCAGTCCTCTCCGGACCCAACGGCTTTACCGGCGGCGGCCTGAACGATACCCTTCAACTCGCGATCGACGGCTCGGGTAACGTCTGGGTGGCGAATCTGGCAGGTAACTCCGTAACCGAGCTTTCGAACTCCGGGGCATTTCTCTCCGGAGCTAATGGTTACACCAGCACTGGCCTGAACGAACCCTTTACGATCGCGGTCGATGGCTCAGGTGACGTCTGGGTGACGAATAAGACCTCCATGACGGAGATCGTCGGCGTCGGTACTCCCGTGATTACTCCGATCGCCGCCGGTCTGCCCGTGATCCCAACGGCGAACGGAAGCAGCAACCTGGGCACACGCCCGTAGCTTCTGTGTTCAAGAGCGCTGGGTTTACAGGTCCAACTACTTTTCTTGCGCCTGGAGAAGTCCCGAATAGGTGTAGGGTGTCTCCGCAACTGCGGCTCGAGATAAAGATCGAGCCGTGCAAATAGTTTGTCAGGGCAAGATCCGGAAGGGCAGGGTTTCAACCCTGCCGTGAAAGCCGTTCCACAAGAACCTACCTATCTGCCGAAGGCTGGAGTGAAGGCGTAGCCGCAACGACTGAATTGCTTTCTTTGGTTGCAGCGAACAGGTAGCCGCATTCGCGAATACACCTCGGGTGTCCCTGTGCTACCTGGGCTACACGCAGGAATACAATTCAGTCGTTGCGGCTGCGCCTTCACTCCGGCCTTCGGCAGAAAGGTGAGCCGTTCAGCCCTGTTTTTATGGCAGGGTTGAAACCCTGCCCTTCCGAGTCTTGGCTTAAGAAGCAATTTGCACGGCTCGATCTTTATCTCGAACCGCAGTTTGCGGACACACCCTACACCTATGCGGGAATCCTCTACAGTGCCGGAGACGAGCTGCTACGCGCCGGGTTCCAGAAGCTGACGGCAAGCAGCAACAGGGCGAGTACCATCGGCACAGCCATCGCAAGGCGTAATGATCCACTGTGTGTGGAGACGATCCCCATCAGCCACGGAAAGGCTGCGGCGCCAAGGCCGGAGACCGCCAGCACAAATCCCGCTTCTCGTGCCGAGGGCGAGCGGCGCATCAGCAGGCCAAAGGTTGCCGGGAAGAAGGGTGAGAGGCTGAGCCCCAGCAGGATGCAGCAGAGTGAAAGCTCCGTGGCATGGTGCGTCATCGTCAGCGCCCCGGTGAAGACGAAGGAGAAGACCAGGCCCACGCGCTGCACGGTGCTCTCGCGGATATAGCGAAGGGCAATCGAAGAGAGCCCGCGTCCTGCGGTGAGCGCCGTCCACATCAGGATCGTGGCGGACTGGCCGCCGAGCAGATGCGTGTCGGAGTAGCGAAGGGTGTAAGTCGTGAGCCAGCCGGTGAGGCACGTCTCCAGTCCACCGTAGAAGAAGAGCAGCAGCACGAAGGGAAGCAGGGCCTCCATCGGGAGA encodes:
- a CDS encoding NHL repeat-containing protein — translated: MRIRCLSFSSVASVLSVAFALGLSGCSTNFGDVSNTATQTAMHIRGVVHGGQQPISGSHVYMYAASTVAYGGQGIAPTSGTTGNASTSLLTAATGNSADTNGNFYVTTDAFGNFDISGAFACTSGQQVYLYSTGGDPQLAGFGVAGTPNPAASLLAVVGGCASATPGAAFPGVSSVFMNEVSTVAAAYALAGFASDPLHIGAPSAVTGHSLAGVGLANAFNTALNIANQASGTPNATLPLNSNAVVPVTTINTLADVLAACINSNGISSSGCSTLFANATNGTAPTDTAAAAINIAQHPAANVSALLNLATNASPFQPIVTAANDLTLSINYTSSLPDPEGIAIDGTGNVWVINGRTKSVTEISSAGAVLSGTSGYTGGGLNNPEGIAIDTSGNAWVANQRGVAVTEISGSGSFLSGATGYTDPSGGLGQPDTIAIDGLGNAWATNSDQGFVTELSRTGTILNSYTIDNGLFNAQGIAIDGSGNLWLSNGFANAVTKASSTGANLSGAGFTGGGLGDPDGIAIDSAGNAWVANIGTSVTKLSNSGAVLSGPNGFTGGGLNDTLQLAIDGSGNVWVANLAGNSVTELSNSGAFLSGANGYTSTGLNEPFTIAVDGSGDVWVTNKTSMTEIVGVGTPVITPIAAGLPVIPTANGSSNLGTRP